Within the Deltaproteobacteria bacterium genome, the region ATTCCGCTGCGTCACCCCGCGATCGTTCGCTCACCCCACAGGGTCGGGGAGGACGTACCCCGCGTCGGGGATGACGAGCGGGATCGGCAGCTCGCCGAGAAACCGTTTTGCCGCGCGGATCGCATCCGGCAAGGTGGGCGCCGGCGTCATTCCCATTGTTTCCACATCCTCCGGCGGAAGGGAGGAAACGAGGATCACCCGGCACGCGCGGGCCTTGGTGAGGACGGCGTGCGCGGTCTGCCCGTAGATCTGGTAGTTCGCGCGCAGCTCCCGCTCCAGCGCGTCGGGGTCCTTGTGACGAAACCAGGGAAAAAAGTGGGGGCTGCCGAAGCCGTCCGGGCACTCGGCGAGCAGGATCAGCACCCCGCCGGGCTCCGTCGCGAGGAACGCGTTGTCCAGCGCCTTGTGGGACTGGATCAGGTTGATGTCCTTCGGGAAGCCGCCCGCGGAGGCGATCACCAGGGGGTACCGCTTCGCGATCCGCACCCGGAAATGCTTCGCGTAGCGCGCGCACCCCTCCTCGTGGGCTTTCTGCCAGTGCCCGGCCACCAGGTCGAAGAGCCGCTTTCCCGGGGTGAGCAGCGTGTTCACCAGGAAGGTCGGCGAGGCCATCGAGACGGCCTCGACGATGTCCTCGTGGACCGGGTTCCCCGCCAGGATCCCCGGGCGCGCCATCGGGTGCTTCCCGGGGCCGTCGGTCCGGAAGATGCGGAAGTGCGTCTGGAGGGCCGTCTCCCTCCCCGCGCATCCGGGCACCAGCGCCTTCCGGCCGCCGCCGAACCCCGCGAAGTAGTGGAACGAGATCGTCCCCGTCAGGACGATCCGGTCGTGCTCCATCAGCCGGCGGGAGACGAGAACCTTCGTGCCGCGCGAGGTCGTCCCGAGCGTCGCGAGGTCCCCGTCCGGGTCCGACTGCTCGACGCGGATCCCCGAGTCGATCTCCGGCCCGACCGCCTCTCGCACCTCGGCTTCCGTCATGGCGCGATGGGTCCCCCGCGCGACGAAGAGCGTCACGCGGTCCCGCGGTACGCCTGCCGCGTCGGTTTCGCGCAGGAGGAACGGAACGATTTTTTCGGTCGCGCTGTAGCGGGTGACGTCCGAGATCGCCACGGCGAC harbors:
- the larA gene encoding nickel-dependent lactate racemase; the encoded protein is MKEPHVVFHYGRGSLPLPAGFFPRADLLTAKPPLLPPSEDGHIGRRIARPAGALPLSSLVRRGDRVAVAISDVTRYSATEKIVPFLLRETDAAGVPRDRVTLFVARGTHRAMTEAEVREAVGPEIDSGIRVEQSDPDGDLATLGTTSRGTKVLVSRRLMEHDRIVLTGTISFHYFAGFGGGRKALVPGCAGRETALQTHFRIFRTDGPGKHPMARPGILAGNPVHEDIVEAVSMASPTFLVNTLLTPGKRLFDLVAGHWQKAHEEGCARYAKHFRVRIAKRYPLVIASAGGFPKDINLIQSHKALDNAFLATEPGGVLILLAECPDGFGSPHFFPWFRHKDPDALERELRANYQIYGQTAHAVLTKARACRVILVSSLPPEDVETMGMTPAPTLPDAIRAAKRFLGELPIPLVIPDAGYVLPDPVG